In one Candidatus Binatia bacterium genomic region, the following are encoded:
- a CDS encoding L17 family ribosomal protein, which produces QIAPALKGRSGGYTRITKTRVRSGDAAELSVIELVS; this is translated from the coding sequence GCAGATCGCGCCGGCTCTCAAGGGACGCTCCGGCGGTTACACGCGGATCACGAAGACCCGCGTCCGCTCGGGCGACGCAGCCGAACTCTCGGTAATCGAACTCGTCTCGTAA